Genomic segment of Paenibacillus sp. FSL R5-0623:
CCGTTAAAGAAGAAGCTGAACGTGCTGGTCAATTCTACATTAACCAACGCTGGCTTGGCGGTACCCTGACTAACTTCCAAACAATTCAAAAACGTATTGATCGTTTGAAACAGTTGGAAGCTTGGGAAGAAGACGGTACATTCGCTGTATTGCCTAAAAAAGAAGTTATCTTGCTTCGTAAAGAAAAAGATCGTCTGGAGAAATTCTTGGGCGGTATTAAAAATATGAAAGGCCTGCCAAGCGCCCTGTTCATCATCGATCCACGCAAAGAGCGTATCGCTGTTGCGGAAGCTCGCAAATTGGGTATCCCAATTGTAGGTATCGTTGATACTAACTGCGATCCGGACGAAATCGATTATGTTATCCCAGGTAATGACGACGCGATCCGCGCTGTTAAATTGCTGACAGGTAAAATGGCTGACGCAGTAATCGAAGCTAACCAAGGCGAAGAAACTTCCGCTTAATAGATTCGAACATATGTTATAAACTAAATGAAAAGGGTGGTTGGCAGGTGGATAACCTCTCACTGCCCTTTTTTTAGAGTGTAC
This window contains:
- the rpsB gene encoding 30S ribosomal protein S2, producing MAVISMKQLLEAGVHFGHQTRRWNPKMDRYIFTERNGIYIIDLQKTVKKVEEAYNFVKGIAGENGKILFVGTKKQAQDSVKEEAERAGQFYINQRWLGGTLTNFQTIQKRIDRLKQLEAWEEDGTFAVLPKKEVILLRKEKDRLEKFLGGIKNMKGLPSALFIIDPRKERIAVAEARKLGIPIVGIVDTNCDPDEIDYVIPGNDDAIRAVKLLTGKMADAVIEANQGEETSA